In one window of Streptomyces roseofulvus DNA:
- a CDS encoding DMT family transporter yields the protein MAWVLLIVAGLLEVGWSIGMKYTEGFTRLWPSVFTAAGIVASMVLLSQAAKTLPIGTAYGVWVGIGAAGAAVLGMVVLGEPATAARIFFVVLLLVAVVGLKATSGH from the coding sequence ATGGCCTGGGTTCTTCTGATCGTCGCGGGTCTGCTCGAAGTCGGCTGGTCGATCGGGATGAAGTACACCGAGGGCTTCACCCGCCTTTGGCCCAGCGTCTTCACCGCTGCCGGGATCGTCGCCTCGATGGTGCTGCTGTCGCAGGCCGCCAAGACCCTCCCCATCGGTACCGCCTACGGCGTCTGGGTCGGCATCGGCGCGGCCGGCGCGGCGGTGCTCGGCATGGTGGTGCTCGGCGAGCCGGCGACCGCCGCCCGGATCTTCTTCGTCGTGCTGCTGCTGGTCGCCGTGGTGGGCCTGAAGGCGACCTCCGGTCACTAG
- a CDS encoding GroES family chaperonin — MSENTHDKLPIRMLHDRVLVRTDSPEGERRSGGGILIPATAAVGRRLAWAEVVAVGQNVRTVEIGDRVLYDPEDRAEVEVRGVAYVLMRERDLHAVAADRFQSSDSTGLYL, encoded by the coding sequence GTGAGCGAGAACACCCACGACAAGCTGCCCATCCGGATGCTGCACGACCGGGTCCTGGTCCGCACCGACTCCCCCGAGGGGGAGCGGCGCTCAGGGGGCGGGATCCTGATCCCGGCGACCGCCGCGGTCGGCCGGCGCCTGGCCTGGGCCGAGGTGGTCGCGGTCGGGCAGAACGTCCGGACCGTCGAGATCGGCGACCGGGTGCTGTACGACCCGGAGGACCGCGCCGAGGTGGAGGTGCGGGGCGTCGCCTACGTACTGATGCGGGAGCGGGATCTGCACGCGGTGGCGGCGGACCGGTTCCAGAGCTCGGACTCGACGGGGCTGTACCTGTAG
- a CDS encoding DUF3618 domain-containing protein, which translates to MPDARTPAQIEADIVRRRDQLAVTLDEIGIRMHPKTIIGDAKARVASTVDETAGRAFVAVNRVVSDVKARFTHEDGAPRLERVVPAALVAVAVVGLLLSSSRRHKG; encoded by the coding sequence GTGCCGGACGCCAGGACCCCTGCGCAGATCGAGGCGGACATCGTCCGCCGGCGCGACCAGCTCGCCGTCACGCTCGACGAGATCGGGATTCGGATGCACCCGAAGACGATCATCGGAGACGCCAAGGCCAGGGTCGCCTCGACCGTCGACGAGACGGCCGGACGGGCGTTCGTCGCCGTGAACCGCGTCGTCTCGGACGTGAAGGCACGTTTCACCCATGAGGACGGCGCCCCGCGCCTGGAGCGCGTGGTCCCGGCGGCCCTGGTGGCCGTCGCGGTCGTCGGGCTGCTGTTGTCCTCCTCCCGGCGGCACAAGGGCTGA
- the bcp gene encoding thioredoxin-dependent thiol peroxidase gives MSERLQPGDTAPAFTLPDADGNEVSLADHKGRKVIVYFYPAALTPGCTKQACDFTDNLDVLAAAGYDVIGVSPDKPEKLAKFREKENLKVTLVGDPSKEVLEAYGAFGEKKLYGKVVTGVIRSTVVVDEDGKVEHAFYNVKATGHVAKIIRDLGI, from the coding sequence ATGAGCGAGCGACTGCAGCCGGGCGACACCGCCCCCGCCTTCACCCTGCCCGACGCGGACGGCAACGAGGTCTCCCTCGCGGACCACAAGGGCCGCAAGGTCATCGTCTACTTCTACCCGGCCGCCCTCACCCCCGGCTGCACCAAGCAGGCGTGCGACTTCACCGACAACCTCGACGTGCTGGCCGCGGCGGGCTACGACGTGATCGGCGTCTCCCCCGACAAGCCGGAGAAGCTCGCGAAGTTCCGCGAGAAGGAGAACCTGAAGGTCACCCTGGTCGGCGACCCCTCCAAGGAGGTCCTGGAGGCGTACGGTGCCTTCGGCGAGAAGAAGCTCTACGGCAAGGTCGTGACCGGCGTCATCCGCTCGACGGTCGTGGTCGACGAGGACGGCAAGGTGGAGCACGCCTTCTACAACGTCAAGGCCACCGGCCACGTGGCCAAGATCATCCGCGACCTGGGCATCTGA
- a CDS encoding HNH endonuclease signature motif containing protein, with translation MGTSPYTKDRLEAAARASRTLTEALERLGVDPRSGSRRYIRDRMKKLGVDTSHFEREGVRWTREVLAEAVAASTNMCEVLRRLGVEVVGGQHTHISRRIKAYGIDTAHFRAPSRRGQPWRPRTPEAFLVRQTGPQARRVPSDRLAWAMTEAGVRKQCARCGNEGVWRGRPLRLEIDHIDGDWRDNRIQNLRFLCPNCHSATDNYRGRGKGRLR, from the coding sequence ATGGGGACGAGTCCGTACACGAAGGACCGGCTGGAAGCGGCGGCACGAGCGTCGCGGACGCTGACGGAGGCGCTGGAGCGGTTGGGGGTGGACCCGAGGAGTGGATCGCGGCGCTACATCCGCGACCGGATGAAGAAGCTCGGTGTCGACACCTCGCACTTCGAACGGGAGGGGGTGCGGTGGACGCGGGAGGTGCTGGCGGAGGCGGTGGCGGCGTCCACGAACATGTGCGAGGTGCTGCGGCGCCTCGGGGTGGAGGTGGTGGGCGGTCAGCACACGCACATCAGTCGCCGCATCAAGGCGTACGGGATCGACACCGCGCACTTCCGTGCGCCGTCCCGGCGGGGCCAGCCCTGGCGCCCACGGACGCCCGAGGCTTTCCTCGTGCGGCAGACCGGTCCGCAAGCCCGCCGCGTCCCGAGCGACCGCCTCGCCTGGGCGATGACGGAGGCAGGCGTACGGAAGCAGTGCGCGCGGTGCGGCAACGAAGGCGTCTGGCGCGGCCGCCCGCTCCGACTGGAGATCGACCACATCGACGGCGACTGGCGCGACAACCGCATCCAGAACCTGCGGTTCCTCTGCCCGAACTGCCACTCGGCGACGGACAACTACCGGGGGCGCGGGAAAGGACGCCTCCGATGA
- a CDS encoding HNH endonuclease signature motif containing protein, with the protein MREAVRYTRERLAEAASQCADIAEVMDFFGVQPYDKLRRYLLKRFAHYGIDISHFPHRRRGKQPPRPTAEDLRHAVDRSTSVSGALRLLGRTDSGQMRELFRRWTAEDGLATTHFLGQAHQRGRSGRTKPAPEILVRHDGKRRTRTHLLRRALHEVGVHEECAECGIGPVWLGEAITLEIDHVNGDWSDDRRENLRLLCPNCHTVTDTWCRGGRRVK; encoded by the coding sequence ATGAGGGAGGCTGTCCGGTACACCCGTGAACGGCTGGCCGAGGCGGCATCGCAGTGCGCGGACATCGCGGAGGTCATGGACTTCTTCGGAGTGCAGCCGTACGACAAGCTGCGCCGCTACCTCCTGAAGCGCTTCGCCCACTACGGCATCGACATCTCGCACTTCCCGCACCGCCGGCGCGGCAAGCAGCCACCACGCCCGACCGCCGAGGACCTGCGGCACGCAGTCGACAGATCGACCTCCGTCTCCGGCGCCCTGCGCCTCCTGGGCAGGACGGACAGCGGGCAGATGCGTGAGCTGTTCCGACGATGGACAGCGGAGGACGGTCTGGCCACGACTCACTTCCTGGGGCAGGCACACCAACGCGGCAGGTCCGGGCGGACAAAGCCGGCGCCAGAGATCCTCGTCCGGCACGACGGCAAACGGAGAACCAGAACCCATCTGCTCCGGAGGGCACTCCACGAGGTGGGCGTGCACGAGGAGTGCGCGGAATGCGGTATCGGGCCCGTATGGCTCGGGGAAGCGATCACCCTGGAGATCGATCACGTCAACGGGGACTGGAGCGACGACCGGCGCGAGAACCTGCGCTTGCTGTGCCCCAACTGCCATACGGTCACTGACACCTGGTGCCGAGGCGGACGGCGGGTAAAGTAG
- the rdgB gene encoding RdgB/HAM1 family non-canonical purine NTP pyrophosphatase gives MTRQRLILATRNAGKITELHAILADAGLDLDLVGADAYPEIPDVKETGVTFAENALLKAHALAQATGLPAVADDSGLCVDVLGGAPGIFSARWAGAHGDDKANLNLLLAQLSDIADPHRGAHFACAAALALPDGTERVVEGRMEGTLRHTPVGTNGFGYDPILQPEGHDVTCAELTPSEKNAISHRGKAFRALVPVVRELLG, from the coding sequence ATGACCCGACAGCGCCTGATCCTCGCCACCCGCAACGCGGGCAAGATCACCGAACTCCACGCGATCCTCGCCGACGCGGGCCTCGACCTCGACCTCGTCGGCGCGGACGCCTACCCGGAGATCCCCGACGTCAAGGAGACCGGCGTCACCTTCGCCGAGAACGCCCTGCTCAAGGCCCACGCCCTGGCCCAGGCGACGGGCCTGCCGGCGGTGGCCGACGACTCCGGTCTCTGCGTCGACGTCCTGGGCGGCGCCCCCGGCATCTTCTCCGCCCGCTGGGCCGGCGCCCACGGTGACGACAAGGCCAACCTGAACCTGCTGCTGGCCCAGCTGTCGGACATCGCCGACCCCCACCGCGGCGCCCACTTCGCCTGCGCCGCGGCCCTGGCCCTCCCCGACGGCACCGAGCGCGTGGTCGAGGGCCGCATGGAGGGCACGCTCCGCCACACCCCGGTCGGCACCAACGGCTTCGGCTACGACCCGATCCTCCAGCCGGAGGGCCACGACGTGACGTGCGCGGAACTGACCCCCTCGGAGAAGAACGCGATCAGCCACCGAGGCAAGGCCTTCCGGGCGCTGGTACCGGTGGTGCGGGAGCTGCTGGGCTGA
- the rph gene encoding ribonuclease PH produces MSRIDGRTPEQLRPVTIERGWSKHAEGSVLISFGDTKVFCTASVTEGVPRWRKGSGEGWVTGEYSMLPRSTNTRGDRESVRGKIGGRTHEISRLIGRSLRAVIDYKALGENTIVLDCDVLQADGGTRTAAITGAYVALADAVAWAQAKKLVKAGRRPLTGTVSAVSVGIVGGVPLLDLCYEEDVRADTDMNVVCTGDGRFVEVQGTAEAEPFDRAELNALLDLAAAGCADLADLQRKALDATL; encoded by the coding sequence ATGTCTCGCATCGACGGCCGTACCCCCGAACAGCTCCGCCCCGTCACCATCGAACGCGGCTGGAGCAAGCACGCCGAGGGCTCCGTCCTCATCTCCTTCGGCGACACCAAGGTCTTCTGCACCGCCTCCGTCACCGAGGGCGTCCCCCGCTGGCGCAAGGGCAGCGGCGAGGGCTGGGTCACCGGCGAGTACTCCATGCTCCCCCGCTCCACCAACACCCGCGGCGACCGCGAGTCCGTCCGCGGCAAGATCGGCGGCCGCACCCACGAGATCTCCCGCCTCATCGGCCGCTCGCTCCGCGCCGTCATCGACTACAAGGCCCTCGGCGAGAACACCATCGTCCTCGACTGCGACGTCCTCCAGGCCGACGGCGGCACCCGCACCGCCGCCATCACCGGCGCGTACGTCGCCCTCGCCGACGCCGTCGCCTGGGCCCAGGCCAAGAAGCTCGTCAAGGCCGGCCGCAGGCCGCTCACCGGCACCGTCTCCGCCGTCTCCGTCGGCATCGTCGGCGGCGTTCCCCTCCTCGACCTCTGCTACGAGGAGGACGTCCGCGCCGACACCGACATGAACGTCGTCTGCACCGGCGACGGCCGCTTCGTCGAGGTCCAGGGCACCGCCGAGGCCGAGCCCTTCGACCGCGCCGAACTCAACGCCCTCCTCGACCTGGCCGCCGCCGGCTGCGCCGACCTGGCCGACCTCCAGCGCAAGGCCCTCGACGCCACCCTCTGA
- a CDS encoding glucose PTS transporter subunit EIIB yields MASKAEKIVAGLGGIDNIEEVEGCITRLRTEVADASLVDDAALKAAGAHGVVKMGTAIQVVIGTDADPIAAEIEDMM; encoded by the coding sequence ATGGCCAGCAAGGCTGAGAAGATCGTCGCCGGGCTCGGCGGCATCGACAACATCGAAGAGGTCGAGGGCTGCATCACCCGCCTGCGCACCGAGGTCGCCGACGCCAGCCTCGTCGACGACGCCGCGCTCAAGGCCGCCGGCGCCCACGGCGTCGTGAAGATGGGCACCGCCATCCAGGTCGTCATCGGCACCGACGCGGACCCGATCGCCGCCGAGATCGAAGACATGATGTGA
- a CDS encoding PTS transporter subunit EIIC yields MSTDSTAAGSRKVSWGGFFQGLQKMGRSLQLPIAVLPAAGIINRLGQPDVFGAEGLGWDNVAKVMAGAGGALLDGNLGLPLLFCIGVAIGMAKKADGSTALAAVVGFLVYYTVLRQFPKDCPEGSKDVGGGCLALDDAFAAHTYQNPGVFGGIVMGLLTAYLWQRYHRTKLVDWLGFFNGRRLVPIIMTFVGILFAALCLWIWPPIGDALENFSDWLVGLGAWGSGIFGVANRALLVIGLHQFLNVPIWFQFGTYEKPDGTVVHGDIPMFLAGDPNAGQFLTGFFPIMMFALPAAALAITHSAKPHRRKEVGGLMLSVALTSFVTGITEPLEYSFLFIAPVLFAIHAVLTGVSMAVTWAFGVKDGFSFSAGLIDYVINWNLATKPWLIIPIGLAFAVVYYVIFRFAITRFNLQTPGREPDEVGDEMERENVK; encoded by the coding sequence ATGAGTACGGACAGCACAGCAGCCGGATCGAGGAAGGTCTCCTGGGGAGGCTTCTTCCAGGGGCTGCAGAAGATGGGCCGCAGCCTGCAGCTGCCGATCGCCGTGCTTCCCGCCGCGGGCATCATCAACCGGCTCGGCCAGCCGGACGTCTTCGGGGCCGAGGGCCTCGGCTGGGACAACGTCGCCAAGGTGATGGCCGGCGCGGGCGGGGCGCTGCTGGACGGCAACCTCGGTCTGCCGCTGCTGTTCTGCATCGGCGTCGCGATCGGCATGGCGAAGAAGGCGGACGGTTCGACCGCGCTCGCCGCGGTGGTCGGCTTCCTCGTCTACTACACGGTGCTGCGCCAGTTCCCGAAGGACTGCCCGGAGGGCTCGAAGGACGTCGGGGGCGGCTGCCTGGCGCTCGACGACGCCTTCGCCGCGCACACGTACCAGAATCCGGGGGTCTTCGGCGGCATCGTGATGGGTCTGCTGACCGCGTACCTGTGGCAGCGGTACCACCGGACGAAGCTGGTGGACTGGCTGGGCTTCTTCAACGGCCGCCGTCTGGTGCCGATCATCATGACGTTCGTGGGGATCCTGTTCGCCGCGCTCTGCCTGTGGATCTGGCCGCCGATCGGTGACGCCCTGGAGAACTTCAGCGACTGGCTGGTCGGGCTCGGCGCCTGGGGTTCGGGCATCTTCGGCGTGGCGAACCGGGCGCTGCTGGTGATCGGCCTGCACCAGTTCCTGAACGTGCCGATCTGGTTCCAGTTCGGCACGTACGAGAAGCCGGACGGCACGGTGGTCCACGGCGACATCCCCATGTTCCTGGCGGGCGACCCGAACGCCGGCCAGTTCCTGACGGGCTTCTTCCCGATCATGATGTTCGCGCTGCCGGCGGCGGCGCTCGCGATCACGCACAGCGCGAAGCCGCACCGCCGCAAGGAGGTCGGCGGTCTGATGCTCTCGGTGGCGCTGACCTCGTTCGTCACGGGCATCACGGAGCCGCTGGAGTACTCGTTCCTCTTCATCGCGCCGGTGCTGTTCGCGATCCACGCGGTGCTGACGGGTGTGTCGATGGCGGTGACGTGGGCGTTCGGGGTGAAGGACGGCTTCAGCTTCTCGGCCGGCCTGATCGACTACGTCATCAACTGGAACCTGGCGACGAAGCCGTGGCTGATCATCCCGATCGGCCTGGCCTTCGCCGTCGTGTACTACGTGATCTTCCGGTTCGCGATCACCCGGTTCAACCTGCAGACCCCGGGACGCGAGCCGGACGAGGTGGGCGACGAGATGGAGCGCGAGAACGTCAAGTGA
- a CDS encoding PTS transporter subunit EIIC, producing MSTATAQAAAPAKKRGSGLFQGLQKVGRSLQLPIAVLPAAGILLRLGQPDVFGKDGLGWDKVASVFATAGGAVFDNLPLLFCIGVAIGFAKKADGSTALAALVGFLVYSNVLKAFPVTEAVVNTTANKGVDVAATYNNPGVLGGILMGLLAAVLWQKFHRTKLVDWLGFFNGRRLVPIIMAFVGTAVGVVFGLVWEPIGEGISNFGEWMTGLGAGGAGLFGLINRALIPVGMHQFVNTVSWFQIGDFTNAAGEVVHGDLNRFFAGDPSAGIFMSGFFPIMMFGLPAAALAIAHAARPERRKAVLGMMLSLALTSFVTGITEPIEFTFMFIAPVLYAIHAVLTAVSMAVTWAFGVHAGFTFSAGGIDYLLNWNLATKPWLIIPIGLVFAAIYYVLFRFAITKFNLPTPGREPEEEVEDLTKA from the coding sequence ATGAGTACGGCCACCGCCCAGGCCGCCGCTCCCGCGAAGAAGCGCGGATCCGGCCTGTTCCAGGGCCTGCAGAAGGTCGGTCGCAGCCTGCAGCTGCCGATCGCCGTGCTGCCGGCCGCGGGTATTCTGCTCCGTCTCGGCCAGCCCGACGTCTTCGGTAAGGACGGGCTCGGCTGGGACAAGGTCGCCTCGGTCTTCGCCACCGCCGGCGGCGCGGTCTTCGACAACCTGCCCCTGCTCTTCTGCATCGGCGTCGCCATCGGCTTCGCCAAGAAGGCCGACGGCTCCACCGCGCTGGCCGCCCTGGTCGGCTTCCTGGTCTACAGCAACGTGCTGAAGGCCTTCCCGGTCACCGAGGCCGTGGTCAACACGACCGCCAACAAGGGTGTCGACGTCGCCGCGACGTACAACAACCCCGGCGTCCTCGGCGGCATCCTGATGGGTCTGCTCGCCGCCGTGCTGTGGCAGAAGTTCCACCGCACCAAGCTGGTCGACTGGCTGGGCTTCTTCAACGGCCGCCGTCTCGTCCCGATCATCATGGCCTTCGTCGGCACCGCCGTCGGCGTCGTCTTCGGCCTGGTCTGGGAGCCGATCGGCGAGGGCATCTCCAACTTCGGCGAGTGGATGACCGGTCTCGGCGCCGGTGGCGCCGGTCTCTTCGGTCTCATCAACCGCGCGCTGATCCCGGTCGGCATGCACCAGTTCGTGAACACCGTCTCCTGGTTCCAGATCGGTGACTTCACCAACGCCGCCGGCGAGGTCGTCCACGGTGACCTCAACCGCTTCTTCGCCGGTGACCCGAGCGCCGGAATCTTCATGTCGGGCTTCTTCCCGATCATGATGTTCGGTCTCCCGGCCGCCGCGCTCGCCATCGCGCACGCCGCCCGCCCGGAGCGCCGCAAGGCCGTCCTCGGCATGATGCTCTCGCTCGCGCTGACCTCCTTCGTCACCGGTATCACCGAGCCGATCGAGTTCACCTTCATGTTCATCGCGCCGGTCCTCTACGCGATCCACGCGGTCCTGACCGCCGTCTCGATGGCCGTCACCTGGGCGTTCGGTGTCCACGCGGGCTTCACCTTCTCCGCCGGCGGCATCGACTACCTGCTGAACTGGAACCTCGCGACCAAGCCGTGGCTGATCATCCCGATCGGTCTCGTCTTCGCGGCGATCTACTACGTGCTCTTCCGCTTCGCGATCACCAAGTTCAACCTCCCCACCCCGGGCCGCGAGCCCGAGGAGGAGGTCGAGGACCTCACCAAGGCGTGA
- a CDS encoding MBL fold metallo-hydrolase yields the protein MKLTVVGCSGSFPSAESACSSYLVEADGFRLLLDMGNGALGELQRHIGLYDLDAIFLSHLHADHCIDMCGYFVARYYRHEGGRCDAIPVYAPEGAEQRLTTAYADTPSPSSMSEVFDFRTLGSGTFDLGPFTIRTEKVCHPVEAYGIRIEHGGRSLAYSGDTGVCDALHRLADGVDLFLCEASFTHGKEDIPELHLNGREAGAQAARAEVGRLVLTHIPPWTDGERNLADARAVYEGPAELAKAGAVYEV from the coding sequence ATGAAGCTCACCGTCGTCGGCTGCTCCGGGTCGTTCCCGTCCGCGGAATCGGCCTGTTCGAGCTACCTCGTCGAGGCCGACGGCTTCCGGCTGCTCCTCGACATGGGCAACGGCGCCCTCGGCGAGCTGCAGCGCCACATCGGCCTGTACGACCTGGACGCGATCTTCCTCAGCCATCTGCACGCGGACCACTGCATCGACATGTGCGGCTACTTCGTCGCCCGGTACTACCGGCACGAGGGCGGCCGCTGCGACGCGATCCCGGTGTACGCCCCCGAGGGCGCCGAGCAGCGGCTCACCACGGCGTACGCGGACACCCCGTCGCCGTCCTCGATGAGCGAGGTCTTCGACTTCCGGACGCTGGGGTCGGGCACCTTCGACCTGGGCCCGTTCACGATCCGTACCGAGAAGGTGTGCCACCCGGTGGAGGCGTACGGCATCCGGATCGAGCACGGCGGCCGGTCCCTCGCGTACTCCGGCGACACCGGCGTCTGCGACGCCCTGCACCGGCTCGCCGACGGGGTGGACCTCTTCCTCTGCGAGGCGTCCTTCACCCACGGCAAGGAGGACATCCCGGAGCTTCACCTCAACGGCCGCGAGGCCGGCGCGCAGGCGGCCCGAGCCGAGGTGGGCCGGCTCGTCCTCACCCACATCCCGCCGTGGACGGACGGCGAGCGCAACCTCGCGGACGCGCGCGCGGTGTACGAGGGCCCGGCGGAGCTGGCGAAGGCGGGCGCGGTCTACGAGGTGTGA
- a CDS encoding type II toxin-antitoxin system PemK/MazF family toxin: MDTSWWPALVAVVVIALVVAVAGSRTRPPARTRPSGRTRPPARPPVRRPGAREPRAREIWWAEVPFEDGPPSKGAARSASGRAVVGDGRAKDRPCLVLSVRGGVALVAKITSKYHDERPGVIALPPGAVGDARGRPSFLETDELRDVPVGEFRRRVGEADPVVWDQVRHLAR, encoded by the coding sequence ATGGACACGTCGTGGTGGCCCGCGCTGGTCGCGGTCGTGGTGATCGCGCTGGTGGTGGCCGTCGCGGGGAGCCGGACCCGGCCGCCGGCGCGGACCCGGCCGTCGGGGCGGACCCGGCCGCCGGCGCGGCCTCCGGTACGGAGGCCGGGGGCGCGGGAGCCGCGGGCGCGGGAGATCTGGTGGGCCGAGGTGCCCTTCGAGGACGGGCCGCCGTCGAAGGGGGCCGCGCGCAGCGCGTCGGGTAGGGCGGTGGTGGGAGACGGGCGGGCGAAGGACCGGCCGTGTCTGGTGCTGTCGGTGCGCGGGGGCGTCGCGCTGGTCGCGAAGATCACGAGCAAGTACCACGACGAGCGGCCCGGGGTGATCGCGCTGCCGCCGGGGGCGGTGGGGGACGCGCGGGGACGGCCGAGCTTCCTGGAGACGGACGAGCTGCGGGACGTGCCGGTCGGGGAGTTCCGGCGGAGGGTCGGGGAGGCGGACCCGGTCGTGTGGGACCAGGTCCGCCATCTCGCGCGCTAG
- a CDS encoding PLP-dependent cysteine synthase family protein has translation MRYDSPLAAVGNTPLVRLPRLSPSDDVRIWAKLEDRNPTGSIKDRPALHMIEQAEKDGRLTPGCTILEPTSGNTGISLAMAARLKGYRIVCVMPENTSEERRQLLAMWGAEIISSPAAGGSNTAVRVAKELAAENPTWVMLYQYGNPHNAGAHYATTGPEILADLPSITHFVAGLGTTGTLMGVGRYLREHKPDVKIVAAEPRYDDLVYGLRNLDEGFVPELYDASVLTTRFSVGSADAVTRTRELLQQEGIFAGVSTGAALHAAIGVGKKALKAGETADIAFVVADGGWKYLSTGLYTAATTEEAIETVQGQLWA, from the coding sequence ATGCGTTACGACTCCCCGCTGGCGGCGGTCGGCAACACGCCGCTCGTCCGCCTCCCCCGGCTCTCGCCCTCGGACGACGTCCGCATCTGGGCGAAGCTGGAGGACCGCAACCCGACCGGCTCCATCAAGGACCGCCCCGCGCTCCACATGATCGAGCAGGCGGAGAAGGACGGCCGCCTCACCCCCGGCTGCACCATCCTGGAGCCGACCAGCGGCAACACCGGCATCTCGCTGGCCATGGCCGCCCGGCTCAAGGGCTACCGCATCGTCTGCGTCATGCCCGAGAACACCAGCGAGGAGCGCCGGCAGCTGCTCGCCATGTGGGGCGCGGAGATCATCTCGTCCCCCGCGGCGGGCGGCTCCAACACGGCGGTACGCGTCGCCAAGGAGCTCGCCGCCGAGAACCCGACCTGGGTGATGCTCTACCAGTACGGCAACCCGCACAACGCGGGCGCCCACTACGCCACCACCGGCCCGGAGATCCTCGCGGACCTCCCGTCCATCACCCACTTCGTCGCCGGCCTCGGCACGACGGGAACCCTGATGGGCGTCGGCCGCTACCTCCGGGAGCACAAGCCCGACGTCAAGATCGTCGCCGCCGAACCGCGCTACGACGACCTCGTCTACGGGCTCCGCAACCTCGACGAGGGCTTCGTCCCCGAGCTGTACGACGCCTCCGTCCTCACCACCCGCTTCTCCGTCGGCTCCGCCGACGCCGTCACCCGCACCCGCGAACTCCTCCAGCAGGAGGGCATCTTCGCGGGCGTCTCCACCGGCGCGGCCCTCCACGCCGCGATCGGCGTCGGCAAGAAGGCCCTCAAGGCCGGCGAGACCGCCGACATCGCCTTCGTCGTCGCCGACGGCGGCTGGAAGTACCTGTCGACGGGCCTCTACACGGCTGCGACGACCGAGGAAGCGATCGAAACGGTCCAGGGCCAGCTCTGGGCCTAG
- a CDS encoding MoaD/ThiS family protein: MAIEVRIPTILRTYTDGEKAVEGSGATLAELFADLETRHNGIEARIVDGGKLRRFVNVYLNDEDVRFLDGIDTKLTDGDSVTILPAVAGGMV, from the coding sequence ATGGCCATCGAGGTCCGCATCCCGACCATCCTCCGCACCTACACCGACGGCGAGAAGGCCGTCGAGGGCAGCGGCGCGACCCTCGCCGAGCTCTTCGCCGACCTGGAGACCCGCCACAACGGGATCGAGGCCCGCATCGTGGACGGCGGCAAGCTCCGCCGCTTCGTCAACGTCTACCTGAACGACGAGGACGTCCGCTTCCTCGACGGCATCGACACCAAGCTGACCGACGGCGACAGCGTCACGATCCTGCCGGCCGTCGCCGGCGGCATGGTCTGA
- a CDS encoding putative leader peptide, with protein sequence MVSHDVSEETPGTVLLVARLHVDLCRLASAICSSRAAL encoded by the coding sequence ATGGTTTCCCACGACGTGAGCGAAGAGACTCCGGGCACTGTGCTGCTCGTGGCACGCCTGCACGTCGACCTCTGCCGCCTCGCCAGCGCGATCTGTTCATCCCGCGCCGCGCTCTGA
- a CDS encoding Mov34/MPN/PAD-1 family protein, translating to MLTITRALYDRIVEHARADHPDEACGVVAGPVGSGRPERFIPMLNAARSPTFYEFDSADLLKLYREMDDRDEEPVIIYHSHTATEAYPSRTDITYANEPGAHYVLVSTADTDAAGPFQFRSYTIVDGVVEEEDVKVVEEYV from the coding sequence ATGCTGACCATCACCCGGGCCCTGTACGACCGGATCGTGGAACACGCCCGCGCGGACCACCCCGACGAGGCATGCGGCGTCGTCGCGGGACCCGTCGGTTCGGGCCGCCCCGAGCGGTTCATCCCGATGCTCAACGCCGCCCGCTCGCCCACCTTCTACGAGTTCGACTCCGCCGACCTCCTCAAGCTCTACCGCGAGATGGACGACCGGGACGAGGAGCCCGTGATCATCTACCACTCGCACACGGCCACCGAGGCGTACCCGTCCCGCACCGACATCACCTACGCCAACGAGCCCGGCGCCCACTACGTCCTGGTCTCCACGGCCGACACCGACGCCGCCGGACCCTTCCAGTTCCGCTCGTACACGATCGTCGACGGGGTCGTGGAGGAGGAGGACGTCAAGGTCGTGGAGGAGTACGTCTAG